The sequence GACCCCGAAATGGGGCAATCTCATTTAGAAGGAAATTTACTAGGACAAAAGAATGAGGAGAAGCACGGCAATTTACAGTGTGGAGAAGCTACTGGAATATCTGTCTTGACCCTTTTGAACGTTAAAGTTCCTAAAGAAGATGATGAGACATCTACTTCCCCAAATGTAGACTTTGGTTCGGTAGATGGAAAGGAAAATTCTTCAGTTCCCGAGGATCCAGATGGAAAAGGTACTAACATGGTTAAAAGAGATGATGAACATACAGAGACTGTAGATCATTCAACTTCTTCAAGCCATGTTGAATCCCAAAGGATAAGGAAAAAAAGGCGACGTCGTAGAAAGAGAAGGCCGTTAGAGTCCCCCCAAAAAAGTTTGGAAACCAATATGGAGGACGAAAAGAAAGTTTCTCTACTGAATCATCCTCATGAAGAGGAGACAAATAACCATCTTAAAAACTTTGTAATGGAAGAGGTTATTAATGGTGTTCTGTTGGAAGAATCAGTTGACTGCTCAATTAGTGAAAAAACAGAGTCGTTGGCTGCAAATACAAAGGAAAGCTCTGTGGTTATTGCAGATCCTCAGAAGTCCAAGGATTTTGAAAATGCTACCATGGTTAAAAAAGATGATGACTGCTTAGAGACTAAGCATTGCTTGGTTCAATCAAACGGTGATGATACCCATGGCAaaacaaaaagagagagaaaaaaaggtcGAAGAAGGAGAAAGTTTGCAGATACCTTTGAAGAAAGTTTGAATTCTGATGTGGAAGACATTAAGAAAGATGCTGCATTCAACTGTTTAAATGAAGAGGGTGCAACTAGTTTGCATGGGCATTCTACCACCACCAAGATAGTAGAAAATGTTTTGGTGGAAGAAGTGTTAGTTGACTGCTCTGTGGATATCCATACATCAGATGTGAAGGAGAGAGAGGAAACCATAAAGAAAAATGTTCCTCATTTCTTGGCTTGTGATGCAACAAATGATAACATCAATGCAAATGTTTTGTCAAAGAAAAAGCTTCTCATACTTGATGTAAATGGACTGCTCGTTGATTTTGTTCCATATTTTCCAGATGGATATACTCCGGACTTTGTTATATCACGCAAAGCAGGTGAAAGAAAAACACATCTAGATGTGGCCTTAACGTTAAGGAACATCAAACTCATTATTTACATGGctatattctttcttttttcagtGTTTAAGAGGCCCTTCTGTGACGACTTTCTACAGTTTTGTTTTGAGAGATTTGAAGTGGGGATATGGTCATCGAGAACCTGGTAGTTCAATCTAAATCTGGTCATTTGGTTTCTGTttcaattaataatatttttaaatatgatttccaGTTGTCTTTCTTTCTGGCACATATGTAATTTTGGCATTAATCATAGCCCTGACATTCATGGCCTTATCTTGTGTTATTTTCTGCAGGAAGAATCTGGACATGTTAGTTAAGTTTCTTATGAGAGATTCCAGACACAAGCTACTTTTTTGCTGGGTAAGCCAAGCCATATCTCCACAAAAATAGGAGTATGCATCACCTTGCTTCAAAGGAATTGTGGGGTTGCATTGTACATGTTAATATTGCTTATATTCCTCTTAACCATGTTTTCTAGATTAGTTTGCCTACAATGTTGAATTAGTAATGGTAgaataaacattatttttactGGAAAGTGGCACACACAACATGAATAAAACCAAAGTTGTGTTTATTTTGAGCTTTGATATCTAAGTACATTAATGTAGAATTGTGGCGCTTTGTAATTGAAGAACAAGCAACTTATGTTCGAGTGATGTGTGTAACCTACTGATTGTTTTTTTGGTTGAGTCAATTATCTGGTTTCTCCATCACCAAGTTTCTTACGCTTCTATAACAATGCCAAGATGGTTGATTCAGGATCAATCGCACTGTACAACTACAAGGTTCACCACTATTGAGAACGATAAGAAGCCCCTTGTCTTGAaggaattgaaaaaaatatgggAAAATATGGAACCAAATCTTCCATGGAAAAAGGGGGAGTTCGATGCGTCAAATACTTTATTGTTGGATGATTCCCCATACAAGGCCTTGCGCAATCCAGTTAGTTGAAAACCTCTGCTCTTTTCTCATTTGAGGACATGAACTCTTTCAATTGCTTTGAAGCTAATTTAATAGATTCCGTGTCTTGGCTTATCATCATTTTCAGGCTAATACTGCAGTATTTCCCAATTCATATCGGTACAGGGACAGTGATGATACATCATTAGGTAAGAACTG comes from Benincasa hispida cultivar B227 chromosome 2, ASM972705v1, whole genome shotgun sequence and encodes:
- the LOC120071075 gene encoding uncharacterized protein LOC120071075 isoform X1, which gives rise to MEMAVCNEKASLEKKRKRKQRRGNTTRGDNKVCNPAEDNASTENNVSQGFPNEMCLNMDPEMGQSHLEGNLLGQKNEEKHGNLQCGEATGISVLTLLNVKVPKEDDETSTSPNVDFGSVDGKENSSVPEDPDGKGTNMVKRDDEHTETVDHSTSSSHVESQRIRKKRRRRRKRRPLESPQKSLETNMEDEKKVSLLNHPHEEETNNHLKNFVMEEVINGVLLEESVDCSISEKTESLAANTKESSVVIADPQKSKDFENATMVKKDDDCLETKHCLVQSNGDDTHGKTKRERKKGRRRRKFADTFEESLNSDVEDIKKDAAFNCLNEEGATSLHGHSTTTKIVENVLVEEVLVDCSVDIHTSDVKEREETIKKNVPHFLACDATNDNINANVLSKKKLLILDVNGLLVDFVPYFPDGYTPDFVISRKAVFKRPFCDDFLQFCFERFEVGIWSSRTWKNLDMLVKFLMRDSRHKLLFCWDQSHCTTTRFTTIENDKKPLVLKELKKIWENMEPNLPWKKGEFDASNTLLLDDSPYKALRNPANTAVFPNSYRYRDSDDTSLGPGGDLRTYLEGVFTAENVQKYVEQNPFGQKPISESSPSWKFYRKIIDSEKER
- the LOC120071075 gene encoding uncharacterized protein LOC120071075 isoform X2, coding for MEMAVCNEKASLEKKRKRKQRRGNTTRGDNKVCNPAEDNASTENNVSQGFPNEMCLNMDPEMGQSHLEGNLLGQKNEEKHGNLQCGEATGISVLTLLNVKVPKEDDETSTSPNVDFGSVDGKENSSVPEDPDGKGTNMVKRDDEHTETVDHSTSSSHVESQRIRKKRRRRRKRRPLESPQKSLETNMEDEKKVSLLNHPHEEETNNHLKNFVMEEVINGVLLEESVDCSISEKTESLAANTKESSVVIADPQKSKDFENATMVKKDDDCLETKHCLVQSNGDDTHGKTKRERKKGRRRRKFADTFEESLNSDVEDIKKDAAFNCLNEEGATSLHGHSTTTKIVENVLVEEVLVDCSVDIHTSDVKEREETIKKNVPHFLACDATNDNINANVLSKKKLLILDVNGLLVDFVPYFPDGYTPDFVISRKAVFKRPFCDDFLQFCFERFEVGIWSSRTWKNLDMLVKFLMRDSRHKLLFCWMVDSGSIALYNYKVHHY